A region from the Candidatus Zixiibacteriota bacterium genome encodes:
- a CDS encoding HAMP domain-containing sensor histidine kinase, which produces MPADRPKYSLLASGRFNALFKGFILFGVCAIGAVFVYYTNDIIQDIRENEAQTVETYTQIMQLVASDSVSSQVTSVLFDEIILKSNFPIIVTDTLENPLFWKAVPGMPATSDDPQVLDKIREKIADMKIRKGEVLIYVDSLPISKIFYDDPALVGKLRLIPIVEMAMVVAFVFLALMGFQQIRLSEQRSIWVGMAKETAHQLGTPITSMMGWIDLLKSGDSSFSDEEIYRRIGIDLKRLETIANRFGKIGSQPVLKKADINTLTGEVLEYYRERLPHGGKGVIIDFSPGEIPEVNVNKELYNWVIENLIKNALESVDAQKGTIFVETSQASSGKQICVVVSDNGRGINRRDARRIFRPGFTTKKRGWGLGLSLSKRIIREYHHGSITLVKNDTANGATFEIKLPIS; this is translated from the coding sequence ATGCCCGCCGACCGACCGAAATATTCGCTTTTGGCCTCGGGGCGTTTTAACGCCCTTTTTAAGGGCTTTATATTGTTCGGCGTCTGCGCCATCGGGGCTGTCTTTGTTTACTACACTAACGATATCATTCAGGATATCCGGGAAAACGAAGCCCAGACAGTTGAAACTTATACTCAAATAATGCAACTGGTCGCATCCGATTCGGTTAGCAGTCAGGTAACCTCGGTACTATTTGATGAGATTATCCTGAAATCAAATTTCCCCATCATAGTCACCGATACACTCGAAAACCCTCTCTTCTGGAAAGCCGTCCCGGGAATGCCTGCAACCAGTGATGATCCCCAGGTCCTTGACAAAATTCGCGAAAAAATAGCGGATATGAAAATCCGCAAGGGTGAAGTACTTATATATGTCGATTCCTTGCCGATTTCAAAGATATTTTACGATGATCCGGCACTGGTCGGCAAACTCCGCTTGATTCCGATCGTAGAGATGGCAATGGTAGTCGCTTTTGTTTTTCTGGCTCTAATGGGATTTCAGCAGATTCGCTTGTCCGAACAGAGAAGTATCTGGGTCGGGATGGCCAAAGAAACTGCGCATCAGTTGGGGACGCCGATTACATCAATGATGGGCTGGATCGATTTGCTAAAATCCGGTGATTCTTCGTTCTCTGACGAGGAAATCTATAGACGGATTGGCATTGATTTGAAACGGCTCGAAACCATCGCCAATCGTTTTGGAAAAATCGGATCCCAGCCGGTTCTAAAAAAAGCCGATATCAATACCCTGACTGGCGAGGTATTAGAGTATTACAGGGAGAGACTGCCTCACGGTGGCAAAGGCGTAATTATAGATTTTTCGCCGGGGGAAATCCCCGAGGTTAACGTCAACAAGGAGCTATATAACTGGGTCATAGAAAATCTGATTAAAAACGCACTGGAATCGGTTGACGCCCAAAAAGGAACAATTTTTGTGGAAACTTCTCAGGCTTCATCCGGTAAACAGATTTGCGTCGTTGTTTCCGATAACGGCCGAGGGATTAACCGGCGCGATGCCCGACGCATTTTTCGCCCCGGATTTACGACCAAGAAGCGGGGTTGGGGGTTGGGTTTATCGCTATCGAAACGAATTATTCGGGAATACCACCACGGTAGCATAACCCTTGTAAAAAACGATACCGCTAATGGAGCGACTTTTGAAATTAAATTACCGATATCATGA
- a CDS encoding bifunctional response regulator/alkaline phosphatase family protein translates to MMAVPSNKILWVDDEIDMLEAHISFLTQRGFEVTPCSSGDDAIDAISKDEYDLVLLDEMMPGKDGLQTLVEIKDIRPHLPVVMVTKSEEESLMEEALGQKIDDYLTKPVNPSQVLMAIKKHVQSKKIVTGKLGQRYITDINRINMNLAGAAEWSDWAEAYITLCEWYLELDKYPDEGLAEIQKGTYKEWNNQFARYYEKNYENWVNDKNRPPLSPDVVDENVIPRLESGERVVFIVIDCMRMDLWLKLEQLLADLYHIEHKHYFSIIPSATPFARNAIFSGKFPIKVAKMYPDDWKAYPDDEVSRNKREGELLENQLKEKNVSVQNGSKYIKVLNVYEGEGLAKRVESCLASQLVALVVNFVDVLTHGRSSNVLLKEIVPDEAAFRSLMTTWFEHSTLFETLKMLARKNVTVVITSDHGSTLCSRGTIAHGKRDTSTNLRYKYGDNLNCNPREALLIKNPDRYQLPSFTLATTYIITREDFYFVYPNKYNEYQKHFQNSFQHGGITMDEIILPVSILKPKG, encoded by the coding sequence ATGATGGCCGTACCAAGCAATAAAATATTATGGGTTGATGATGAAATAGATATGCTTGAAGCTCATATCAGTTTTCTAACACAGCGCGGGTTTGAAGTGACGCCCTGTTCATCCGGCGATGACGCTATTGACGCGATTTCCAAAGACGAATATGACCTGGTTCTTCTCGACGAAATGATGCCGGGAAAGGACGGCCTTCAGACGCTGGTGGAAATAAAAGATATTCGTCCGCATTTACCCGTCGTCATGGTCACCAAATCGGAAGAAGAGTCCCTGATGGAAGAAGCATTGGGGCAAAAGATCGACGATTATTTAACTAAGCCGGTCAATCCTTCACAGGTTTTAATGGCAATTAAAAAACATGTCCAGAGCAAAAAAATCGTAACCGGAAAACTGGGCCAGCGCTACATTACCGATATTAATCGCATTAATATGAACCTGGCTGGAGCTGCCGAATGGTCGGATTGGGCCGAAGCGTACATAACCTTATGCGAGTGGTATTTGGAACTGGATAAATACCCCGACGAGGGCCTGGCCGAAATTCAAAAAGGCACTTACAAAGAGTGGAACAATCAATTCGCTCGGTATTACGAAAAGAATTATGAGAACTGGGTCAACGACAAAAATCGCCCTCCCCTATCTCCGGATGTCGTCGATGAAAATGTTATTCCTCGATTGGAAAGCGGCGAACGAGTGGTCTTTATCGTCATCGACTGCATGCGTATGGATTTATGGCTGAAGCTCGAACAACTTCTGGCGGATTTGTATCATATTGAACATAAACACTATTTTTCCATCATTCCTTCAGCGACGCCGTTCGCTCGCAACGCGATTTTTTCAGGTAAATTTCCCATCAAGGTGGCCAAAATGTATCCCGACGACTGGAAAGCCTATCCCGATGACGAAGTTTCTCGAAATAAACGTGAGGGCGAATTACTCGAAAATCAATTAAAAGAAAAAAATGTTTCCGTTCAAAACGGTTCCAAATACATAAAAGTTTTGAACGTTTATGAAGGTGAAGGGTTGGCCAAAAGAGTCGAGAGTTGTCTGGCATCGCAACTGGTCGCGCTGGTAGTGAATTTTGTCGATGTCCTGACTCACGGACGATCCAGCAATGTTCTTCTAAAGGAAATCGTACCGGATGAAGCCGCTTTCAGATCGCTTATGACAACCTGGTTTGAGCATTCAACTCTTTTTGAAACCCTGAAGATGCTCGCGCGAAAAAACGTAACCGTTGTTATTACCTCAGATCATGGCTCGACCCTGTGCTCACGGGGGACAATCGCTCACGGCAAGCGTGACACCTCGACTAATCTGAGATATAAATACGGCGATAATCTGAATTGCAATCCCAGGGAAGCGCTTTTGATAAAAAATCCCGACCGTTATCAACTGCCTTCGTTTACCCTGGCGACGACTTATATTATTACGCGGGAAGATTTTTATTTTGTCTATCCCAATAAATATAATGAGTATCAAAAGCATTTCCAGAACAGTTTCCAGCACGGCGGGATCACAATGGATGAAATTATTCTTCCGGTTTCGATATTAAAGCCTAAAGGATGA
- the tsaE gene encoding tRNA (adenosine(37)-N6)-threonylcarbamoyltransferase complex ATPase subunit type 1 TsaE has translation MIEFDTIIISRSPAHTEKLAAGFYEIVGNSGVIALYGPLGAGKTVFVRGFAAAAGVDPDKVNSPSFTLVNEYPGGQTPIFHFDLYRFKKASEFHDIGGDDYLSREGIALIEWAENGVGFIPENRFEIEIDIIDETSRSLIFRKIEK, from the coding sequence TTGATTGAGTTCGACACAATAATAATCAGCCGTTCCCCCGCCCATACTGAAAAGCTGGCCGCCGGATTTTATGAAATTGTAGGCAATAGCGGAGTTATTGCTCTCTACGGTCCACTGGGGGCGGGCAAAACGGTATTCGTACGAGGTTTTGCCGCTGCTGCCGGGGTCGATCCTGATAAGGTAAACTCGCCTTCGTTCACTCTGGTTAACGAGTATCCGGGCGGGCAAACGCCGATATTCCATTTTGACCTATATCGATTCAAGAAGGCATCTGAATTTCATGATATCGGCGGGGATGATTATTTAAGCCGCGAAGGAATTGCCCTGATAGAATGGGCTGAAAACGGAGTTGGATTTATACCTGAAAACCGGTTTGAGATAGAAATTGATATCATTGATGAAACCAGCCGTTCTCTGATATTCAGGAAAATTGAGAAATGA
- the tsaB gene encoding tRNA (adenosine(37)-N6)-threonylcarbamoyltransferase complex dimerization subunit type 1 TsaB, which translates to MKILGIDSSTDRLSVGLCRDGKIISDRSIDSLREHGSRIMGLIDSTLKGSKIEVIALDGVAVAVGPGSFTGLRVGMAAAKGLAQALNIPIVGISTFEVVAHRLLNEVDEFVLVEQARKGEFYFCHMDIESDILSNMKLVALENLGVKVENLPVGLIGVAADWPIESNQTIHSEKTKVSGAELAILGEEKILNGRADDLAQLEPLYIAPSQAEIKYGRTKSSN; encoded by the coding sequence ATGAAAATTCTGGGCATCGATAGTTCCACCGATCGACTAAGCGTTGGGCTTTGCCGTGACGGAAAAATTATTTCTGACAGGTCCATCGATTCTTTACGCGAGCATGGTTCCCGTATCATGGGATTGATTGATTCTACTCTCAAGGGAAGCAAAATAGAAGTTATAGCTCTGGACGGCGTCGCCGTCGCCGTCGGCCCGGGATCGTTTACGGGTTTGAGAGTCGGGATGGCGGCCGCCAAAGGTTTGGCTCAGGCTTTGAATATTCCAATTGTTGGAATCTCGACTTTTGAAGTTGTGGCCCACAGATTACTCAACGAAGTGGATGAATTTGTTCTCGTTGAACAAGCCCGCAAAGGTGAGTTTTACTTTTGCCACATGGATATCGAGTCCGACATATTATCGAATATGAAATTAGTGGCGTTAGAAAATCTCGGAGTGAAAGTGGAAAATTTGCCTGTCGGTTTGATTGGGGTTGCAGCCGATTGGCCAATTGAATCCAATCAAACAATACATTCTGAAAAAACTAAGGTATCCGGAGCAGAACTGGCGATTTTGGGTGAGGAGAAAATTCTAAACGGTCGGGCTGATGATTTGGCTCAATTGGAACCTTTATATATCGCGCCTTCTCAGGCAGAGATCAAATATGGAAGAACTAAATCCTCAAATTAA
- the rimI gene encoding ribosomal protein S18-alanine N-acetyltransferase, with product MEELNPQIKEMVLEDLPEILRLERELFSDPWPELAFIEDIESNFSYPFVAHIDNEIIGYAILWIGVEEGHLTNIAVDKKYQRKSVAKKLLSFILRFAWENELKQIFLEVRPSNTAAVTLYESYGFKNLAIQRSYYNNPSEDCLMMKKDLTD from the coding sequence ATGGAAGAACTAAATCCTCAAATTAAAGAGATGGTTCTTGAGGATCTCCCGGAAATACTGCGTTTAGAGCGGGAGCTGTTTTCTGATCCGTGGCCGGAGTTGGCTTTTATTGAGGATATTGAATCCAATTTTAGTTATCCTTTTGTCGCGCATATTGATAATGAAATTATCGGGTACGCGATTTTGTGGATTGGGGTCGAGGAAGGCCACCTGACCAATATTGCCGTTGACAAAAAGTATCAGCGAAAATCGGTTGCGAAAAAGTTATTATCATTTATCTTAAGGTTTGCTTGGGAAAATGAACTGAAACAGATTTTTCTGGAAGTCCGTCCGTCGAATACGGCGGCCGTGACTCTATATGAATCGTATGGATTTAAGAATCTGGCAATCCAGAGGAGCTATTATAATAATCCTTCCGAAGATTGCCTGATGATGAAAAAGGATTTAACCGATTAA
- the accD gene encoding acetyl-CoA carboxylase, carboxyltransferase subunit beta, with the protein MDWFRKSKHGLVSQQKKEIPDGLWTKCKGCGEVIYTKVLEENLWVCPNCNYHFRINAKKIIDLLLDNGEIEKYDENLVSLDPLSFRDSKKYTDRIKDSQRKTGLKDGIVSGFGTVDGIKVSFAVMDFSFMGGSMGSVVGEIVARTIERATEKEIPLVIVSCSGGARMQEGILSLMQMAKTSALLALLAKKKIPFISILTNPTTAGVMASYASLGDIIIAEPKALLGFAGPRVIQQTIGQDLPEGFQSSEFFLEHGFLDIISERKDLRRNLSLCLIYTYNQPAQG; encoded by the coding sequence ATGGATTGGTTTCGTAAATCAAAACATGGCTTGGTATCGCAACAAAAGAAAGAAATCCCGGATGGCCTGTGGACCAAGTGCAAAGGATGCGGAGAAGTAATTTACACCAAAGTCCTTGAGGAAAACCTCTGGGTTTGTCCGAATTGCAATTATCATTTTCGCATAAATGCCAAAAAAATTATAGATCTTTTATTGGATAACGGCGAGATCGAAAAATACGATGAAAACCTGGTTTCGCTTGACCCCTTATCATTTCGGGATTCGAAAAAATATACCGATCGGATAAAAGATTCTCAAAGGAAAACGGGACTCAAGGACGGTATTGTCAGCGGTTTTGGAACCGTAGACGGCATTAAAGTATCTTTCGCGGTCATGGATTTCTCATTCATGGGCGGTTCCATGGGTTCGGTTGTAGGTGAAATTGTCGCCCGCACAATTGAACGCGCGACAGAAAAAGAAATTCCGCTGGTAATAGTCTCCTGCAGCGGTGGGGCCCGGATGCAGGAAGGAATCTTGTCTTTGATGCAAATGGCCAAAACTTCAGCGCTTCTGGCGCTTCTGGCCAAAAAGAAAATCCCGTTTATTTCGATATTGACCAATCCTACCACGGCCGGGGTGATGGCATCGTACGCCTCATTGGGCGATATTATCATCGCCGAGCCGAAAGCTCTTCTGGGGTTTGCCGGGCCGCGTGTGATTCAACAAACTATCGGTCAGGATTTACCGGAAGGATTTCAATCATCGGAATTTTTCCTTGAGCACGGTTTTTTGGATATTATTTCGGAGCGCAAAGATTTGCGCCGCAATCTCAGTCTCTGCTTAATTTATACCTATAATCAACCCGCGCAGGGTTAA
- a CDS encoding folylpolyglutamate synthase/dihydrofolate synthase family protein, which produces MSQDNYQKALDFIYNRQHFGIKLGLHNITRLSEWLDNPQDKYNIVHVAGTNGKGSTSSFIASILQEAGYKVGLLTSPHLVDYRERIRLDGRKIEKTAIAEFIEKYKKLIVKSDVTFFEVTTALAFWYFYKKKADWVVLETGLGGRLDATNIVMPRVSVITNISLEHTNLLGKSIYKIAGEKGGIIKSHIPLVAGISDNGNEASQRFKEICAEKNSPVYFHDDKQYRYAFENGYDILNIFSGEYRGLKARVSLWGKHQVQNSYLAVRTIDVLNKQGFDISKKAVKNGLAKNYWPGRCMTVRKRPRVIIDAAHNQEGFAALSDTLRMHFPGQKFHFLIGMVEKKHGDACLRMIEPLAKSISTARIKNPRRDDPYFLTSRLNYQKSHVRIYPDIPYAFQDLYKNCSQTDILIIAGSHFIMGELALFIKRDGF; this is translated from the coding sequence ATGAGCCAGGATAATTATCAAAAGGCGCTCGACTTTATATATAATCGCCAGCATTTTGGGATTAAACTGGGATTGCACAATATTACCCGTCTTTCCGAATGGCTGGATAATCCTCAGGACAAATACAATATCGTTCACGTCGCGGGCACTAACGGTAAAGGTTCGACATCGAGCTTTATTGCGTCAATCCTTCAGGAGGCCGGATATAAAGTAGGTTTGTTGACCTCTCCCCATCTGGTTGATTACCGGGAAAGAATCAGGTTGGACGGGCGGAAAATTGAAAAAACCGCAATTGCCGAATTCATTGAGAAATATAAAAAACTGATTGTTAAATCCGATGTGACATTTTTTGAAGTTACGACTGCCCTGGCCTTCTGGTATTTTTATAAGAAAAAGGCTGATTGGGTTGTTTTGGAAACCGGGCTGGGCGGTCGCCTTGACGCAACTAATATTGTCATGCCCAGGGTATCGGTGATCACCAATATTTCTCTGGAGCATACCAATCTGCTCGGAAAATCTATTTATAAAATTGCCGGGGAAAAGGGCGGAATTATAAAATCCCATATTCCTCTGGTAGCAGGCATTTCTGATAATGGAAATGAAGCCTCTCAAAGATTCAAAGAAATATGCGCTGAGAAAAACTCGCCTGTCTATTTTCATGATGACAAACAGTACCGATACGCATTTGAAAACGGGTATGATATCTTAAATATTTTTTCAGGAGAATACAGGGGGTTAAAGGCAAGGGTCTCCCTGTGGGGAAAACATCAGGTTCAAAACAGTTATCTGGCAGTTCGAACGATTGACGTTTTAAACAAGCAGGGTTTTGATATTTCAAAAAAGGCGGTCAAAAATGGCCTGGCGAAAAATTACTGGCCCGGCCGCTGCATGACCGTCAGGAAACGTCCGCGGGTCATCATTGACGCAGCTCACAATCAGGAAGGATTCGCGGCCCTGTCAGATACTCTTAGAATGCATTTCCCCGGACAAAAATTCCATTTTTTAATCGGTATGGTTGAGAAGAAGCACGGCGATGCTTGTTTGAGGATGATCGAACCGCTGGCAAAATCGATTTCGACTGCTCGCATAAAAAACCCCCGGCGCGACGATCCGTATTTCCTGACGTCGCGATTAAATTATCAAAAATCTCATGTGCGGATATATCCCGATATTCCGTATGCTTTTCAGGACCTATATAAAAACTGCTCTCAGACCGATATATTGATAATAGCTGGCTCTCATTTTATTATGGGTGAATTGGCTCTATTTATCAAACGAGACGGATTTTGA
- a CDS encoding ATP-binding protein — MNKEDKAKNRSRQAVEMLGSAIDIKINELTESNRRLKRKIFDLYTIFEISRNFNAVLNYQTLVDSFLLTSLGQVGAASAALFLPDENDSQSFNLVKSKGLMRDVRFEDNGNIVGDHAKNLFEINKPIMIDEFLDENSGKGSGKLLRRFKRGIAMPLIFKSNLKGLLILGGKVSNEDFAPDDIEFLSILANHFVVALENARLYESEKTALKELRQAQKQLVLSERAAAMGDLSAKIAHEVNNPLSIISNYLHLAGRSMDSPETAQEHLGVIRQELDRIAGIVRQLLDFHRPQKAKIQETDLKEIIDATLSLMKWQLKENQIELKCIYAKDIPPLMADHEQLKQVFLNLIINAKDFMPDGGTLTIDVSYRNDKLHIVLSDTGCGIPTENLSRIFEPFFTTKEGKSGTGLGLSVCYGIVKEHGGNIIATNNDGDGSRFDIILPALKNRGG, encoded by the coding sequence TTGAATAAAGAAGATAAGGCAAAAAACAGATCACGGCAGGCTGTGGAGATGCTCGGCTCGGCCATTGATATAAAAATCAATGAGCTAACCGAAAGCAATCGCCGGTTGAAGCGTAAAATTTTTGACCTCTATACTATTTTTGAAATCAGCCGTAATTTTAATGCCGTCCTTAATTATCAAACACTGGTAGATTCTTTTCTGCTGACATCATTGGGACAGGTTGGAGCCGCGTCGGCGGCGCTGTTTCTTCCCGATGAAAATGATTCCCAAAGTTTCAATCTCGTTAAGTCCAAAGGATTGATGCGCGATGTCCGTTTTGAAGATAATGGTAATATTGTCGGAGACCATGCCAAAAATCTATTTGAGATTAATAAACCGATAATGATCGATGAATTTCTGGATGAAAACTCTGGCAAGGGCTCTGGCAAGTTACTCCGCCGTTTCAAGAGAGGTATTGCCATGCCCCTTATTTTCAAATCGAATCTCAAGGGTCTTTTGATTTTGGGTGGTAAAGTTTCCAATGAAGATTTCGCTCCCGATGATATTGAGTTTTTATCTATCCTCGCCAATCATTTCGTTGTAGCTCTGGAAAACGCGCGTCTGTATGAGTCGGAAAAAACGGCTCTAAAAGAGCTTCGCCAGGCTCAAAAACAGCTTGTCCTGTCCGAGCGAGCGGCCGCGATGGGCGATTTGTCGGCCAAAATCGCCCATGAGGTCAATAATCCGTTAAGCATTATCTCTAATTATCTTCATTTGGCCGGGCGATCAATGGACTCGCCTGAAACCGCTCAGGAGCATCTGGGTGTGATAAGACAGGAGCTGGATCGAATCGCGGGAATTGTCCGGCAGCTTCTTGATTTTCATCGTCCGCAAAAGGCCAAAATACAGGAGACGGATCTTAAGGAGATTATTGACGCGACCCTATCGCTCATGAAATGGCAGCTTAAAGAAAATCAAATTGAACTGAAGTGTATTTATGCCAAAGATATTCCCCCGCTAATGGCCGATCATGAGCAATTGAAACAGGTATTTTTGAACTTGATTATAAACGCCAAAGATTTTATGCCGGACGGTGGCACCCTGACGATTGACGTTTCATATCGGAATGATAAATTACACATAGTCCTCTCCGATACGGGATGCGGTATTCCAACAGAGAATCTGTCTCGAATATTCGAGCCGTTTTTTACGACCAAGGAAGGAAAATCAGGAACCGGGCTGGGGCTCTCGGTTTGTTACGGAATTGTAAAAGAGCACGGAGGTAATATTATCGCGACCAATAATGATGGGGACGGATCGCGCTTTGATATAATATTGCCTGCCTTAAAAAACCGGGGAGGATGA
- a CDS encoding GAF domain-containing protein, producing the protein MATKSKLRGITPGDKSIRELILVIDDEKRMCDSLSSLLTDSGYEVKAFQDSDEAAREINNANFDLIVSDIRMSEITGLEILKLARQVDPQALVVLMTGFGSLDSAIEAINQGAYDYLLKPVEYPQLELVIKRGLERRRLGRAKSFLLTELQEKNLELSARLEEINALYKSAKSLSSTIDLDELLDNVIGLATEVLHARIGSIMLIDENHEYLTIAASTGLSKDIVRDTSIPIGSSISGYVAKSGEPLFVANVEEDPRFKRENKEERYGKASLLSVPLIIKDRVIGVINMANRTDGGGFGELDLKLLSTFATQAAVAIDNASNFHLLKRRVEELSTLQDITDAMSRAGSVTHLQEIIFWGIRNLMPADVSLWFRWRHKDNSLKFVGGAGNIKVDFELTIETSPDEIKTEKRARKLILKHLPPFEEVSIPSENFCTFFIKNESGLAYVFCLSSSSPEKMSEENKKIAGLIASQATTMYEREKAILNATRLLTMGNMISEISHDMRKPLTNIRGGLQIMRQRWPELAVESDMFKMAEEEVRRLNELVRELVDFSNPKKYQTERINIESILERATQLVSRDMEMKEIKLETRYVENIPEIFANKNQIMEVFLNLIINAIDALDNKGTITILTSHARINDRDMAKIDIIDTGCGIDSKDKVIIFDRYYTSKETGTGLGLAVVERIVSAHSGKIEVDSKKGKGTTFSIFLPIN; encoded by the coding sequence GTGGCAACCAAAAGTAAATTACGAGGCATCACACCGGGTGATAAAAGTATCAGGGAGTTAATCCTTGTTATCGATGATGAAAAGCGCATGTGTGATTCTCTCTCATCTCTCTTGACCGATTCGGGGTATGAAGTCAAGGCTTTTCAGGATAGCGATGAGGCGGCCCGGGAAATCAATAATGCCAATTTTGATTTGATTGTCTCCGACATACGCATGTCGGAAATCACCGGATTGGAGATTCTCAAGCTGGCTCGCCAGGTCGATCCTCAAGCTCTCGTCGTTTTAATGACAGGTTTTGGGTCACTCGATTCTGCAATTGAAGCTATAAACCAGGGTGCCTATGATTATTTATTGAAGCCGGTGGAATACCCACAATTGGAATTAGTTATCAAGCGGGGTCTCGAACGAAGACGTTTGGGGCGGGCCAAGTCGTTTTTATTAACCGAACTTCAAGAGAAAAATCTTGAGCTGTCGGCCCGGCTCGAAGAAATCAACGCGCTTTATAAATCCGCGAAATCGTTAAGCTCAACCATAGATTTGGATGAATTGCTCGACAACGTCATCGGACTGGCGACCGAGGTGCTCCATGCCCGTATTGGTTCAATAATGCTAATCGATGAAAATCATGAATATTTGACTATCGCCGCCTCAACCGGACTTAGTAAAGACATCGTACGTGACACGAGTATTCCCATCGGTTCTTCAATCTCAGGTTATGTCGCCAAATCCGGGGAGCCGCTGTTCGTCGCCAACGTTGAGGAAGACCCCCGGTTCAAAAGAGAAAATAAGGAAGAACGATACGGCAAAGCCTCGCTTTTATCGGTTCCTCTGATTATAAAAGACCGAGTAATAGGTGTAATCAATATGGCCAATCGAACCGATGGAGGGGGATTCGGAGAACTTGACCTAAAATTGCTGAGTACATTTGCCACCCAGGCGGCGGTCGCGATTGACAACGCTTCCAATTTTCATCTCTTGAAACGGAGAGTCGAGGAACTTTCTACCCTGCAGGATATCACCGATGCCATGTCCCGGGCCGGCAGTGTGACTCATTTACAGGAGATAATATTCTGGGGCATACGTAATCTCATGCCCGCTGATGTGTCGCTCTGGTTTCGCTGGCGGCATAAGGATAATTCACTGAAATTTGTAGGTGGAGCCGGCAATATCAAGGTTGATTTTGAATTGACAATTGAAACCTCACCGGACGAGATAAAAACTGAGAAAAGAGCCCGGAAACTTATTCTGAAGCATCTCCCTCCCTTCGAAGAAGTATCGATTCCCAGCGAAAATTTCTGCACCTTTTTTATAAAAAACGAGTCAGGTCTGGCCTATGTTTTCTGTTTGAGTTCTTCAAGCCCGGAGAAAATGAGCGAGGAAAATAAAAAAATCGCCGGTTTGATTGCCAGTCAAGCGACGACAATGTACGAGAGGGAAAAAGCGATTCTTAACGCTACCCGACTTCTGACAATGGGCAACATGATCTCGGAAATATCTCATGATATGCGAAAACCTCTGACTAATATCAGGGGCGGGCTGCAAATCATGCGGCAAAGGTGGCCGGAGCTGGCCGTAGAGTCGGATATGTTCAAAATGGCTGAAGAGGAAGTTCGAAGGCTTAACGAACTTGTCCGGGAATTAGTCGATTTTTCAAATCCTAAAAAATATCAAACTGAGAGAATTAATATTGAGTCGATTCTGGAACGCGCTACGCAGCTGGTCAGCCGGGATATGGAGATGAAGGAAATAAAACTGGAAACAAGATACGTTGAGAACATCCCGGAAATTTTCGCGAATAAAAATCAAATTATGGAAGTATTTTTAAACCTGATTATTAACGCAATTGACGCTCTTGATAATAAGGGAACGATTACTATTCTAACTTCGCATGCCCGAATTAACGACCGTGATATGGCGAAGATTGATATTATCGATACCGGATGCGGAATTGACAGCAAAGATAAGGTGATAATTTTTGATAGATATTATACTTCGAAAGAAACTGGCACCGGGCTTGGATTGGCCGTTGTCGAGAGAATAGTATCGGCCCATAGCGGAAAAATCGAGGTGGATAGTAAAAAAGGCAAGGGAACGACATTTTCAATATTTCTGCCGATTAACTAA